TGCAAGGACATTCAACAGTGCCAGCAGCCCTCTCTGCAGAACCCATATTCCATACATCACCTGGATGTGCCACCTTCAGCCTCTGGGACCCTGTCCTACAGTTCAGGTGTACCATTACCAGTTCTGCCCCTAGTTAGAGCTCAGCCAAGGAAGCTATATGCAATTTTTCCATTCTTTGCAAATCAATCCAATTTTGAGGCAGTTTTTCTGCTTTCTTACTAaacattatttcatgattcattaaagagaaaaaatGGTAAGAGCACTGACATTATCAGAGGCATTTACTGATAAAATCTTGAGATTTGATAAAGATGAGTAATCTCATCAGACATGAAATAAAAAGCCTATTTATACTGACATAATAATTTTGTAGCTAGACACTGTAACCATGGCAATAGTGACGAATACCAAAATTTAGATTTACACTGGTATGACAAAGTAAATGTGAAGAGGAGGAAATACTGATAGATCTATAGTCTTTGCCACTGACTCCACAAATGTCAAATGAATGATTTCAATTGGAGTCAAGTGAAGACTGCATCTCTTGGGACCACCAAGTACATACACTCGCACACATACAAACACCAGTCAACATGTTTTATCTTTCACCCCTCACTATACATTCGCTATGAGCAATATCTGAACACAACCATTTAGATACAGTGTGGTAGTCCTATTGTAACCTGTCCCTGTCCCATTTGCAGGCATCAATGATTGTCAGTGCAGATCATGGAGCAGAAGGGTCTGTACAGAAGTCAGGGTGATGTTATGTAGTGGTCGTGCTGCTGCTGCACATTTCAGTAGCAGGGTAAATCTCATCATATGGAGGGGGCTGCTCATTAGGTAAAGGGTAACAATAGGGGTATGAAGGGTTTAAATCAGGGTCCATAGGTGAATAACCCGGGAGCTCCAGAGAGGGGTGACCCCCACAGTGCACCTCCACCCCCGCTTCATCAAATAGGTGAAAAACCCCAACGTTGATATATGACACACTTTGGAAAGGGAAGTCCCCAGGGGAGAAGTCATGCTCCTCATTAGAGAAAATTGAGCCCCTGTTTTGCCTCTGGAAGCGCCTTCCCCcacatctcctcctccttctgcGGCGCTGCTGGGAGGATTTGTAGTTTTTTACTAGCAACAAGTTGATGAGCCCGAGCAGGCACTCCAGGGAGTTAAAAATGGTGGAAATAACCAAACCTCGCTGGTAATCCTTCAGCTTCTGGCACTTGGTGGTGCTGCTGCCTGCGCCAGGTGTTGGTTGTTGCAGGCAAAAGTGTGAGTACTTCCTCTCCACTAGTGACACAGTGTCCCCATCTATCACTGCCCCAGCAAAGGCGCTCAACACTCCCAACATGAAGACTAGCACGCCAAGGAGGAGGAAGTTCTGGCTGCCAGGCTTACTCTCCCCTGCCGCATCCTCTCGGCAGCAGAGCAGGGCAGACCCCAAGAGAGAGAGCCCAGCTGAAAGCAGCAATCCAGAGTAGAAGGCGCCAGCGGCTGTGCCCAGGCGGAATGGCTCACCCTTCAGCTCAGAGCCCAGAGAGAAGCACTTGAGGCCAACAGCGGCCGCACTTAGGGCGCAGGCAAGCAAGAAGCAGCTGGAGAGCGCAGCGCAGGCTCCCCGGACACCCCACTTCATCCTCCGCGCTGGCCTCTCTTCCTCCAgcaccccctcctctccttctcctcctcctcctgtgctCTGGCCGTCTTTCTTTCCTCATCCTCCCGTGTCCTCATCCCCAGCTGCGCTTTCCAGGAAGGAGGTGGTGGGGTCCAGAGAGGACATGCTTTAGGGAGAGAGCTTGTAGAGCTGCATGCACCAGGGCTCAGCCCGAGTATCCTGGCTTGCCGAGTCCAGTCAGCAGCAGCAGTTGTAGTAGCATGCAGCAGCACGGCTCTCTCACTGCACCTTCCCAGCCTCTGCACATTGCATTATCTCATTGCTCTTAGAAGAGGATTAAATATTGATGTGAGAGAGGGGGGAATACAGGCAATGTGCAGAGGAATAGACAAGAAAGCCTGTCAGACTTTACACCAGCCAGCTCTGCTGCACGCCAGTCCGTTTTAGGCTAGGAGAAAAAAACCCAATCACTTAGCAGTTGATGTCATGAAGCCCACACAGAGCTCCCTCCCCCAGAATTGCTATCTTTAACCTGCATATCTTCAAAGCAGGGAAGAGGTTAATGGTGCAAGGGGCTAGTTGTATGAAGAAGAACAGCTTCATTTCATTGTGGGAATGCTGCATTCTGCAAAGGCACAAAAATAGGGAACTGAATGTCTCAACACTGATTTTAAATCACTGCCCATCACTGCAAGAATTCATAAGTTAATTGGTATTTTCTTCCAGTGATTGCATTTGGTTTTTCAATTAAATGCAATGCTACAAACATGCTGAAAAGACATTGTGTTTCTCCTCCTTAATTGCTAAGTAAATACTTAGCATAGTACTATGAACAATGGGTGTAATGAATTTCGAATGTATAGCACTGCAGCATGTACTGTTTATTCTACTGCTGAAACTTTTGTATTCCTGAGTGACTACATAATAATCTGTTTTACTGAGCAGAACCAGCATGCTAAGTTTACAGGCCCTAGGCACATATTGTACCAGAATATGGGGCATTTGTCTGAATTCCTTGATTGAATGAAGATTGCTGCCTGAAAGAAGTGCGCGATATTGTGACATAGATTTACAAGACAACAATTTTTAGGAAATACACACTAGAGTAGGGAATTTtcctatgaaatatatatatatatatatatatatatatatatatatatgtacatatgtatatatatatatatatatatatatatatatatatatatatatatgtgtgtgtatatatatatatatatatatatatatatgtgtatatatatatatatatatgtatatatgtaaatggaACTGAAACGAACATTGGGcaggaaatgttttgtaatgtatatgtacatgaatatatatatatatatatatatatatatatatatgtatatattagagatgctcactgacccccgtgttttggttttggatctggattaccgacgtgttttggttttgccaaaccaacattgcgtgttttggttttggttttgttttgctattttgtttaaaaatcaatgtttttgggcataaaataaccgaatttagtgctccacctgttctttggataagtaaggtaattctaaagctaataaattaggaagaaaacagtttaatccctggtaggccgtccttaaatctgcacacaaacctgattgtcttcctcttcatcttagcctattggcaatgcagccatcgtctttgggtgtatattacaccctacacttatagttaaatatataaagaaatggacaaaggcggtttggtttctgtctctctaggcccccctccacttgtagaaaatactaaaaaattcagccgttatagactgtacaatataaattgaaatggacaaaggcagtttggtttcagtctctatagaccccccctgccctccacttgtagttgaatagaaaaaaagcagcctgcatagattgaacaatataaaaaataaatggaccaaggtagtttgttggctgtctatgacccccccccccccaccctccacttgtagttgaatagaaaaaaagcagcctgcatagactgaacaatatacaaaataaatggaccaaagtagtttggtgggtggctgtctatgacccccccccccctctacttgtagttgaatagaaaaaaagcagcctgcacagactgtagaattagaatataaaaagaaatggagaaaggcaatttggtatatatctgcatcataatcatcaacatcatcattagtgccctcgtcgcctacacaaatctcctcctcatcctcttctaattccaaagtggcatcctcaattggtgtatcaccggctacactcgggctgttaaggcacacatcagcagaactgctgaaaggacccttctttatgggtacactgtcactaacagaatgctcaagattagacataccactggtggatggactctccacagggattggtgtcatttctgattcagagcatacattatcctctaatgccttactgttttcttgcagcttggctttgacgcgtaacagtagttgtgcaccacttttagactccaaattacttggtcttgcttggtcacgagtgaccatactagaagaaggctcggtaacatttttggatgtgccactaatagagaaaggcgaaggtctcgttctctctttgccactgcgtgtgtagaatggcatgttgcaatttttttatcggcagttaacttttcctcagttacacttctttttcgcttcaacacagtaaaaaaattttgggtgtgtgtttttttgcctgatttcaaaagaataagtagtttgacatcgcctttcccagatgacgtactgggaacactaccatcaggactggtgacagaacctggttgctcattctgttcatatgtggactgatttgaatccattatgagcccaaagcacttgtagtgctacaaattgttttagatactgctgacaaatatgattattgacagccagaaaaattaatgcaaaagaatggggggcaccccaaaagcacttggagtgctaaatattatttttttagactgctgacaaacaggacttttgacagccagaacaattaatgcaaaagaatgggggacaccccaaaagcacttggagtgctaaatattatttttttagactgttgacaaacaggacttttgacagccagaaaaattaatgcaaaagaatgggggacaccccaaaagcacttgggagtgctaaatattatttttttagactgctgacaaacaggacttttgacagccagaaaaattaatgcaaaagaatgggggacaccccaaaagcacttgtagtgctaaatattatttttttagactgctgacaaacaggacttttgacagccagaaaaatttatgcaaaagaatgggggacaccccaaaagcacttggagtgccagaaactgaacataaaccctcctctatcctcctcttactgctgtaacaactggtattaagattagaatggtattgaatagaaacaataatgtgtccaattactgctctgtccctgcgctgatatagccagtgtgacctaaccctgctttctccctctgtcaaatgtcgatggattgctgtggaggctggtatttatgcttttcaaatctcgcgagaaccgagctcagaaatatgaatacgtcacaatgacgttttgcctcgatttcgaatccgaacgagcgggagagtaccgagcgtgcttggctcggtactcggatatgctgaATTCGGATctgggggaaccgagcccgcccatctctagtatatatatatgtatatatatatatatatatatatacacacatgtacatgtatgtatgtatatatatatgtatacatatatatatatgtatatatacatgtatatatatatatttatatatatatatatatatatatatatatatatatatatatatacatatatatacatacatacatgtatacatatatatatatatatatatatatatatacacacagctaAGACCGAATATATTAATATCGGAGGCCAGatataaaaagtaggcaagtataattaAGTGAATGTAAAGTCACTCTACAAAATTCAACCatacaaatgtgtgtttttatgtgtatttaacTTGCATTGTGTTGAAAACCTATATATCGAACGCAATGCAGTTTATATGCGGTTTTACTTAAAAAGCAGATTTCCAATGTCATTGTACACATAGCCTTTCAGGCAGTTATTTAAATGCAAGTCCTGAACCCTCTGTAAAAATGGCCTGTAAAGTCTTTGCACCCATTGATATCATGTGGGGAATCAATCCCTTCCCATATTGTGCAATGCCTACGTATAAGGTAATTCCTTGTCCACAGCTAGGTGTAAGGAAGCAGGAGAACGGGCAGAAGTTTTTATGACTTCATCACTGGTTCGCTCATCATACACATACAGGAGGTTCTGAGTGGCGATCCTGTTACTGCATCCTTCTAGCATCTCTCTTAGGAGGGGAGGGAAGAGAGTGATTGTGTAAGCTaaagctttctttttttttcttttctaaaaataTAGTGAATTGCCCCTACTGCTGCCTGATAGAGGATGCATAAGGCAAGGTACTAACATTGGCAGGAAtacctctattattattattgttatttattatgcaCATAgagccaatcatattacgcaaaagcatttaacttactagtatgcTTTTAGGACCGTGGGaagaaacccacccaaacactgggagaacttacaaactccacagagatagggccctggttgggatTGAACTTGTGAGCGCAGCACTgggaggtagcaatgctaaccactgtgcccctgTGTTACTCCCATACTTATTGGACATTTCCCTGCTGATACTTCATGTGCACAATGTTACCGAGTTTAAACTATTAGCACAGCAATCTATTTACTCTGAGAGTTTAAACTCAATGGTGTCAGGAGCATTTCAAATCTGCACATTGCATAGACAGAGATAATGTAGTTATGGGACATTGCAGCTTTTAGTAGAAAATGTCCAAGATAGAGAGTTTTTGACAGGGACATGGTGTTGTTATATTTTGCTAGGGTGCCATAGCCAAGCGCAGGATTTCTATAGGGGAATTTTCATTGTACATCaccagagtgggcatgaccagcatgaaAGGGGCATGACTATGATTTTTGGCACCTCTCCAGCTCTTCCCAGCCTCctaaaatacacaggcaatgctgcttgcactactattaggtgcacgcagATACTTTTTATCTAGCGGGGAAGtgtaaagcaggacatacctcctgaCTGTCCATGCAGCTGGGACAAAGTCTTGACTGaacgggacagtcacccaaaatcgaACTGACCCACCAGAACCAAGACAGTACTAAGGCAGACCGGCCTCCTTTCTccaacctgttcttgcagctttcaataCCTGTAGCGGCTCTTGTCATAAGCTCAGTAGctatttgtctggatcctggaatgctggggtcctgtttggaaaaaggataggtacatgagaTATGCAATGAGTGAACACCATCCTTCCtctaaccccaacattaaatcaaaagaACCCACCTTTAATAATTATGAATTAATAATGTTCACATTTAAAAGAATAGACCCATagccccccaaacaaccccaacattaaaataatagcattaacatttaataaataaacctatttcctcccagacattaaataatacGTGGGAGTTGTCTGACTGTGTCATGTTCTACAACAAAGGAGTAGAAGTGACCTTCTATATAACAAAATAACCCTAATGAATATTCCAACCAACCTCTAAGGGATTTTATTCCACATGAGCATCTTTATTCAACTTTACAAAGTATTCAAATAAGGTTACCTAATATACTACACTAGTTGCACTCTCTTGTTCCCTTTGTTTCCATTTTACTTCTGCTGGGAAAGGACCATACAAAGCAGCAGATTATTCATCTAATAGTCCATGTTAAAATGT
The Mixophyes fleayi isolate aMixFle1 chromosome 1, aMixFle1.hap1, whole genome shotgun sequence DNA segment above includes these coding regions:
- the TMEM271 gene encoding transmembrane protein 271, yielding MKWGVRGACAALSSCFLLACALSAAAVGLKCFSLGSELKGEPFRLGTAAGAFYSGLLLSAGLSLLGSALLCCREDAAGESKPGSQNFLLLGVLVFMLGVLSAFAGAVIDGDTVSLVERKYSHFCLQQPTPGAGSSTTKCQKLKDYQRGLVISTIFNSLECLLGLINLLLVKNYKSSQQRRRRRRRCGGRRFQRQNRGSIFSNEEHDFSPGDFPFQSVSYINVGVFHLFDEAGVEVHCGGHPSLELPGYSPMDPDLNPSYPYCYPLPNEQPPPYDEIYPATEMCSSSTTTT